In the Flavobacterium acetivorans genome, one interval contains:
- a CDS encoding RagB/SusD family nutrient uptake outer membrane protein produces MKYISYKIVAILAITALASCSDSSLDKLPQDQISSGSFWTSEKETRLALTGCYAYLEGGYNNAYDDGASDNAYCQYPWESTSTAISSGNINEGIDRGYKSRYTAIRQYNYFLDNVGKAPMNESLRTRFIAEAKVLRAMTYFELARNFGAVPLLKNAYSDPLETAIAPSSEADIIAFVLSELTSVADQLPASYAGGTNNETGRITTGAAWAIKARVELQYGKWAEAAASAEHVMGMGYELFRVSALTSKDTQDDYSSFVTFANAAEKEKFYKGLASYEQQFWAVNENSKEVILAAQNIDNSSYEYGNGLNTLFPCSDLGGWSSITPTAGLVDAYWDKNGNVFSAPTAAQRASNYNNGTPNAAYYDEFKNRDTRLYASILFPSNPWDRYSAGYVFNWAKGGNNNSKTGYNFRKLVDPAYTTTDWDGAQDFQIIRYAEILLTYAEAKNEVSGPDASIYAALKDIRDRAGMPAIDEAVYNTKDKLRQVIRNERRIELAGEGQRFQDIRRWNIANVVMKTTYDITNSPVQVRTWEEKFVKMPYPQSALDRNPFLKEAQAAKGY; encoded by the coding sequence ATGAAATATATCTCATATAAAATAGTTGCTATTCTAGCGATAACAGCCCTTGCTAGTTGTTCTGATTCTTCACTAGATAAGTTGCCGCAAGATCAAATATCAAGTGGTTCGTTTTGGACTTCAGAAAAAGAAACCCGTTTAGCTTTAACAGGATGTTATGCTTATTTAGAAGGGGGGTATAATAATGCCTATGATGACGGGGCTTCGGATAATGCTTACTGTCAATATCCATGGGAAAGTACATCAACTGCAATAAGTTCAGGTAATATTAATGAAGGGATTGATCGTGGCTATAAGTCAAGGTATACTGCAATTCGTCAGTATAATTATTTTTTGGATAATGTGGGTAAGGCACCTATGAATGAGAGTCTTAGAACACGATTTATTGCTGAAGCAAAAGTGCTAAGAGCAATGACTTATTTTGAATTAGCGAGAAATTTTGGCGCAGTGCCTTTGCTTAAAAATGCGTATTCAGATCCTTTAGAAACTGCAATAGCACCTTCTTCTGAGGCAGATATAATTGCATTTGTATTATCAGAACTGACAAGTGTGGCTGATCAATTGCCAGCAAGTTATGCTGGAGGGACAAATAATGAAACGGGTAGAATTACAACTGGTGCTGCGTGGGCAATCAAGGCGAGAGTAGAATTGCAATATGGGAAATGGGCTGAAGCCGCTGCTAGTGCTGAGCATGTAATGGGAATGGGATACGAACTGTTTAGAGTTAGTGCTTTGACAAGTAAAGATACCCAAGATGACTATTCTAGCTTTGTGACTTTTGCAAATGCTGCAGAAAAAGAAAAATTCTATAAAGGATTAGCTAGTTATGAACAACAATTTTGGGCTGTAAATGAGAATAGTAAAGAAGTTATTTTGGCGGCACAAAATATAGATAATTCGTCATATGAATATGGAAACGGTTTAAATACCTTATTTCCTTGTTCAGATTTAGGAGGATGGAGTTCTATAACACCAACTGCTGGGTTGGTAGATGCTTACTGGGATAAAAATGGAAATGTTTTTAGTGCTCCTACAGCGGCTCAACGCGCATCAAACTATAATAATGGAACACCAAATGCAGCTTACTATGATGAGTTTAAAAATAGAGACACTCGTTTGTATGCCAGTATTCTATTTCCTTCAAATCCTTGGGATCGTTATAGCGCTGGTTATGTTTTTAATTGGGCAAAAGGAGGAAATAACAATAGTAAAACAGGTTATAATTTTAGAAAATTAGTAGATCCTGCTTATACAACTACTGATTGGGATGGTGCTCAGGATTTTCAGATTATTCGTTATGCAGAAATTTTGCTTACTTATGCAGAAGCAAAAAATGAAGTTTCTGGTCCAGATGCTTCTATCTATGCTGCCTTAAAAGATATTAGAGATCGTGCTGGAATGCCGGCTATTGATGAGGCAGTTTATAATACAAAAGATAAACTTCGTCAAGTAATACGTAATGAAAGACGTATTGAATTAGCAGGAGAAGGACAACGTTTTCAAGATATTCGTCGTTGGAATATTGCTAATGTTGTGATGAAGACTACTTATGATATTACTAATAGTCCAGTTCAAGTGCGTACATGGGAAGAGAAGTTCGTTAAAATGCCTTATCCTCAAAGTGCTTTGGATCGTAATCCATTTTTGAAGGAAGCACAAGCTGCAAAAGGATATTAG
- a CDS encoding beta-N-acetylhexosaminidase, with translation MIRSILFSLLLCSVVSFGQEVNIIPQPLEVTTNAGSFVINPKTSLVVSNKMDAAAAAFLNEYLSDYYGFKLAVVKKATKNYIKFNSLKNIEGLKAEGYSLKSTSNGVVINGNSAMGTFYGMQTLIQLLPLEKSSALKIASVDVKDEPRFVYRGAMLDVGRHFFPVSFVKKFIDYLALHKLNYFHWHLTEDQGWRIEIKKYPRLTEIGSKRNGSIVGRYPGTGNDNTPESGFYTQEEVKEIVKYASDRFITVIPEIEMPGHSSAAIAAYPLLSCFPDEKTVIPDAVISEKSKQELANGRVKLVQETWGVFTDVYAPTEYTFKFLEDVLDEVMALFPSKYIHVGGDESPKDAWKRSEFCQQLIKEKGLKDEHELQSYFIQRMEKYINKKGRTLIGWDEILEGGLAPNAIVMSWRGEAGGIAAAKENHQVIMTPGSHVYLDHSQTKEETEVTIGGFTNLEKIYSYEPIPKELNEQQAQYVLGAQGNIWTEYMLNPAKVEYMIFPRLSALSEVLWSPKEKKDWPAFQNKIETMKKRYDMWGANYFKGK, from the coding sequence ATGATAAGATCGATTTTATTTTCACTTCTTCTATGTAGTGTGGTGTCCTTTGGCCAGGAAGTAAATATTATTCCCCAACCGTTGGAAGTCACTACTAATGCGGGAAGTTTTGTTATTAATCCAAAAACAAGTTTAGTAGTTTCGAATAAAATGGATGCTGCTGCTGCTGCTTTTTTGAACGAGTATTTGTCGGACTATTATGGATTTAAATTGGCAGTGGTTAAAAAGGCGACAAAAAACTACATTAAATTCAATAGCCTTAAAAATATTGAAGGCTTGAAAGCCGAAGGTTATAGTTTGAAGAGTACAAGCAATGGGGTGGTAATAAACGGAAACTCTGCTATGGGAACTTTTTATGGTATGCAAACATTGATACAGTTACTTCCATTAGAAAAAAGTAGTGCTTTAAAGATAGCATCTGTTGACGTTAAAGATGAACCTCGTTTTGTGTATCGAGGAGCGATGCTTGATGTGGGACGTCATTTTTTTCCGGTTTCTTTTGTTAAAAAATTCATCGATTATTTAGCTTTACACAAATTAAATTATTTTCATTGGCACTTAACCGAAGACCAAGGCTGGAGAATAGAGATTAAAAAATACCCAAGATTAACCGAAATAGGTTCTAAGAGAAACGGTTCTATTGTGGGTAGATATCCAGGAACTGGAAATGATAATACGCCAGAGAGTGGTTTTTATACTCAAGAAGAAGTAAAAGAGATTGTTAAATATGCATCTGATCGATTTATAACAGTGATTCCTGAAATTGAAATGCCAGGACATAGTAGTGCAGCAATTGCGGCTTACCCACTGTTGAGCTGTTTTCCAGACGAGAAAACAGTAATTCCAGACGCAGTAATTTCTGAAAAAAGTAAGCAAGAATTAGCAAACGGAAGAGTGAAACTTGTTCAGGAAACATGGGGAGTTTTTACTGATGTTTATGCTCCAACGGAATATACTTTCAAATTCTTGGAAGATGTGCTTGATGAGGTGATGGCTTTGTTTCCTTCAAAATACATTCATGTTGGAGGAGATGAATCTCCTAAGGATGCTTGGAAAAGAAGTGAATTTTGCCAGCAATTGATAAAGGAAAAAGGTTTAAAAGATGAGCATGAATTGCAAAGCTACTTTATTCAACGAATGGAAAAGTATATTAATAAAAAGGGAAGAACTTTAATTGGTTGGGATGAGATCCTTGAAGGTGGACTTGCTCCAAATGCGATTGTTATGAGTTGGAGAGGTGAAGCAGGTGGTATTGCTGCTGCCAAAGAAAATCATCAGGTTATTATGACCCCTGGAAGTCATGTGTATTTAGATCATTCGCAAACTAAAGAAGAAACAGAGGTTACTATTGGAGGATTTACTAATTTAGAAAAAATTTATAGCTATGAGCCAATTCCGAAAGAACTGAATGAGCAACAAGCGCAATATGTATTGGGTGCTCAAGGGAATATTTGGACTGAATATATGCTTAATCCTGCCAAAGTAGAGTATATGATATTTCCTCGTTTGAGCGCTTTGAGTGAGGTGTTATGGTCTCCAAAGGAAAAGAAAGACTGGCCTGCTTTTCAAAATAAAATTGAAACAATGAAAAAGAGATATGATATGTGGGGTGCTAACTATTTTAAAGGTAAGTAA
- a CDS encoding response regulator codes for MFNKVLVAEDLDSISIAVVQILEELSISEIHHAKYCDDALLKIKKAILDDSPYDLLISDLSFKADHRENQLTSGEALIAAAKKTQPDIKTIVFSIEDKSFRIKSLFNNLGINAYVSKGRNSIPELKKTVENVFSDGTRIISTALSHVLNNKSIFEIEAYDISLLKLLSIGLTLDEIANEFKKNGITPNGSSSIEKRINKLKIYFKANNATHLVAIAKDLGLI; via the coding sequence ATGTTTAATAAAGTTTTAGTAGCCGAAGATTTAGACAGCATCAGTATTGCTGTCGTACAAATACTAGAAGAACTTTCTATTTCAGAAATTCATCATGCAAAATACTGTGATGATGCCTTACTAAAAATCAAGAAAGCAATTCTAGATGACTCTCCTTACGATTTACTTATTAGCGACTTATCATTTAAAGCAGACCATCGAGAAAACCAACTAACTTCAGGCGAAGCACTCATCGCTGCAGCAAAAAAAACACAGCCCGATATCAAAACAATTGTGTTTTCTATCGAAGATAAATCCTTTAGAATAAAATCTCTTTTTAATAATTTAGGTATTAATGCCTATGTTTCTAAAGGAAGAAATAGCATTCCTGAACTCAAAAAAACGGTCGAAAATGTTTTTAGCGATGGAACCAGAATTATATCTACTGCATTGTCTCATGTGTTAAATAACAAATCAATATTTGAAATCGAAGCTTATGACATTTCACTTTTAAAATTATTATCAATCGGTCTTACTCTTGATGAAATCGCTAATGAATTCAAAAAAAATGGAATAACTCCTAATGGCAGTAGTAGTATTGAAAAACGAATCAATAAACTCAAAATCTACTTCAAAGCTAACAATGCCACTCATCTTGTCGCCATTGCCAAAGATCTAGGATTGATCTAA